TTGATGGGTCTTCATACACCGAATTCCCCGCATATCAAGGCACGGCTAAAGAATCGTGCGTGGTAAGTACGGTCCCTTCAGAACTCGGATTATGACCACAGATTTTAAATCGAGTCCAGAATTGGTTCAACTTCTTAAAAGTGTCATCAGATGCTCAAAAAGTGtcgtgtatttaaaaaaaaatcactgattACAGTATTAAATTCGgcgttttcaatatttataagaACTTTATAACTGCTTCTACCTCTTTCGGTACGGCGAAACGTTCCTTACCATTCCTGCAACAGTTCAGAAATCATACTGTTTGGACATCCAACAGCATGAAAGCGAacgatatttataaaaaaattattgcaccAATTCATTACGAAAAATACCATATGGAAGACTATCATTGCactgtgaaaatgaaaacgtaTGTGATTGTTGGCGAATTAATTGTTCCTCCTTTACCCTAAGCACGCGCACTTTTTGCATGACTTCAGAACCCGGGAGATTGCGTTGTACCAGCCCCGCGTTCTAGTAAACCGGAAATTCCTGACCAAACTGATGATGTATCTATAGCAGAGCCAACGTGCCTTCCAGGGTACAAATACAACTATGTCACTGACAGATGCTATGGTAAGTGATTAGGATTTGGAACACGGCTTCAAACGGTGGTACTTATCACagcaatgaaatttgaaaatttgattctaCAGATATCGATGAGTGTTCGTCAAATCAGCACAATTGCACAGGGCCTTTAGTAGAGTGCGTTAATCTGCCAGCAACCTATCGATGCGACTGTCGAACTGGATACGAGTTGAACATCACAACGTTCCAGTGTCAAGGTATAGTGCAATGATCTGTTAGGCTCCGTCAAATTGTAAAACAGTTTTCGTTATTGCAAAAGCTGCTTAGAAAACCAGTTCCTCTTCGCCTGTAGTAATGCAATAAGCGAAATGCATGCACGGTAAATGGTATTGTTTCTACTCTGCGATAAATCTGTAGTCTCATTATATACTCGAATGCACACTTCACACACGACTTGCGCCTGTCTGTCATTATCTAGACATTGATGAGTGTGCAAGAGGATTGACCGAATGTAGCAGCGGCGAGAGATGTGTAAACTCGGTTGGGGGTCACCAGTGCGCTCCGGCTTGTCAGTTAGGATTTCAACCACATCCAACGGACGAATCTCTCTGCCAGGACGTCGACGAGTGCGAGCTGGGCATCCATTCCTGTCCACCGCACTCTCACGTTTGCGTAAACACGAACGGATCTCACGTCTGCGACATTGCTCCGCCGTGCAACACAGGTTACAAGCGCGACGAAGCGTCGGGTGAATGCATCGACATCGACGAGTGCAGTCAGGGTCCTGGCTGCCGGGAGCACGAACGATGCATCAATATTCCGGGAAGCTACGACTGCGTCTCCTTGTGCCATTCCGGGTGGCTCTATAATCCACAAATAAAGAACTGCCAAGATGTCGACGAATGTCTGCTCGGTCGTCACAACTGTCCGCAGGATACCCACTCTTGCAGAAACGTCGAGGGGTCCTTCGTCTGTGATCCGATACCGCCGTGCGCCAACGGCTTTTGGCGTTTGCCGAATGGAGAGTGTGCCGACATTGACGAGTGTACCGAAAATGTCCACAACTGTTTGATCGCCCGGCATCAGTACTGCGTCAACCGAGTTGGCAGCTTCGAATGCATCACTCGATTCCCGGCCTGCGACAGAGGCTACGAGTTTTCCCTGGCCTCTGGAGAGTGCCAAGACATCGATGAATGTGGGAGCAACCAGCACAGCTGTGACGCCGAAAAGAGGGAGAGGTGCGTCAATCTTCCGGGTACTTACAAGTGCGAGAGACCCACCCGTCGGAGGAcccaacagcagcaacagacGTGCCCTTCCGGGTATAGATACGATAGTCAGTGGAGGCGCTGCTTAGGTATGCAATTGCCAACATTATTCTTTTACATTCGTGTAATATGTGCAACAATGGACAATTTAGGGATTTTTCGGGAAAAAATTTGCCACCTACAATTACTGTTTAAAAGAGTATATTCTAATCCAGAGGTGAGTGTAGGATGGTGCATGACTCTCGCACGTAAATATGGGAGAAGGAGTTGAAACATGATAACCAATTCATGTTGTTTTTCACTGGGATTTAGAGTAATTTACAAGGATGAAATTAGAATAATGTTCCCTCCACGTTGCCAATTCAGGTATATCTTTTTCTAATCAGCTCGTATTAGAACAATTTGCTAACTGTAAAGATGCAGTTCACTTGTCACCATTactatatgtatttttatttggaTTGTGCATTTTGAACctgatattttaattcaatcaTGTCTGTTTCAGAATACTTAACAGTTAATAAAACTCTCGCCTACACCATGGGAGGCATGCGAAGATCTGGTTGCATGTAACTGGCTTCTTTTTGTGCATGTTTTGTGATTGTGCTTATTGTTAGTACAGCCTTGAAACGCTCGTTGATAAACTACAACTCTTCGATCGACGGATGCCGAAATATCTTCATTGGCACCTGAAGTTCGAAAACATAAGTGTTGCTTTGTGattatttgaaactttgaaaatatataaatgagtatacctacctatatcGATGCAACTATGTagaaacaatatttacataacGCGAGCATGTTTACGCGTTTGTCCATATGTGTTTTCCGTACAAAAAATACCCGTTTTAATGACAGTCGCgtgagtctgcgaatgcgcatgcgtgGAATATGGAAAAGATCATTTTTAAATCCTAGAAGTTGAAAATGTTGTTATCTGcgctgcgcgcatgcgctgttgcaaacaaatctgacattgggcgattctaacctcaatttcgtgcttcgtaTGCAAGAAGGGGgcaacggtcttttcgccccgcgtatttgcaatattcgccTTCGGCTCATctacgactcatattgcaaacttacgctcggccCGAGAAGACCGAGTTTGCCTCCATATTACaggatatattatttttcttccaaagaTTTAATTTGTCGTTTAAACCAGATATCGACGAATGCACGGAGGGCACTCACACTTGCGGCGACGGGCAGTGCTTCAATCAGCCGGGTACCTACACTTGCGCGAGAGCCCCGACTCCGATCCCGCGTGCTTCGTCGCACAGATGCAGCCCCGGAGCCAGATATACGAAGCTCGGTTGCGAGGACATCGACGAGTGTGCGGAGGTCGAAGAAGCATGCACGAGCACCGAAGACTGCAGAAACACGCCAGGCAGTTTCACGTGCACTTGCAAGCTGGGTTTCACCCGCGAAAACGTGACCCAGGCCTGCGTCGACATAAACGAATGCCAGATCCAAACGCACAGCTGCCTGCCGACCCAGCGTTGCGACAACACCATCGGAAGCTTCACGTGCGTCAGGTTCCTCAACTGTGGCACCGGGTACACGCTGAACGCCGCATCTGAGATATGCGAGGACGATGACGAGTGCATGCTCGACACTCACGACTGTGGCCCGGGGTACCGATGCAGAAACACCCTCGGTTCCTACCGCTGTGACAGACTCCCAAGGcagagcagcagcagcaccgtGTCGTCCACCAGGTTCTACCCCATCCCCATCACCACCACTCACGAGCCGTACTTCATCAGAATTCCAAGCACCATTAGACCGGCAATTTCCGTCTCATGTCCCCCGGGCTTCAGAACCTTCGGGGGCCAATGTGTCGACGAAGATGAGTGCGAACGGTTCCCGAAACCATGCAGTCACTCACAGAGATGTGTCAATACTGTCGGGTCGTACAGATGCATGCCACTGATGATTTGCAGAGCCGGATACAAGCTAGACGAGACCGAATCCCGGTGTGTCGATGTAGATGAGTGCGCTGAGAGAACCCACGATTGTGGTCCTCGGCAAACTTGCGAGAATCGCCCCGGAGGGTACATGTGCTCTTGCCCGCCTGGACACACGATCGGATTGAACAAGGACTGTGTTGACATAAACGAGTGCGAGCTGTTTGCGGGACGTATCTGCGCCTCGAACAGCAAGTGCGTAAACACAGTTGGCTCTTACCGGTGCATTTGTGATACAGGGTTTGTAAACGTCGGCGACACCGCCTGCCAGGACATAGACGAGTGCAAACAGTCGTCCCGCATTTGTCAACATAAGTGCATCAACACCTGGGGATCGTACACGTGCGCATGTAACCCTGGCTTCAGAATCAATTTGGATAACAGGTCATGCTCCGATATTGACGAGTGCCTTGAGTTCAAGGAAAACAACTTGTGCGTTGGAATGTGCGAAAATAATCCAGGAAGCTACAGCTGCCAATGTCCTAGAGGCTATCACCTCGGGTCAGACGGACGGACCTGCCAAGGTCAGCtgattatagaaattttcacattttttttatttatatggACATTATTGGACACAGCCATATTTTCTAGCAGACTTTTTGGTAGAGCTCGTTGAGACCTTGAAAACTCTTAAACATAACTTTACTCTATCTGTAAGAGTTTAGTCAGCGTTCGCATAAGTATGTGATTCCGTTTCAACTTGGCTTATAAATATCTTTATATATCCAAAACTATTGATCTGGTTGTAACAAAATATAGCCTAAAACCTGGCGAAATGTTTTAGCTATCCTTTGATAAAATAGAACCGAAGGTGGTTCAGTAGTTCCAGAGTTATAATAAGTGAACATACGAACATACAGACACAGAGATGTTGAGttttatataggtataaaagcAATGATCTCACTTCTGTTTTTAGACATTGACGAGTGTGAAACCGGAGATGTGTGCAGGGACCCGGAAGAGATGTGTCAAAATACTCGTGGCCATTATCGATGCAACAGAATAAATTGTCCGCCTGGGTATTACAGAGATACGCAGAGAAAGAAGTGGGTGTTACGTCAAAAGACTAACGTTCCTTGAAACTGTATAACATACCAAAATACACTACGACTAAAAacgtaaatttcattttatagcCGATGCCTAAGGACTTC
The Neodiprion fabricii isolate iyNeoFabr1 chromosome 5, iyNeoFabr1.1, whole genome shotgun sequence genome window above contains:
- the LOC124182646 gene encoding fibrillin-1-like, whose amino-acid sequence is MRMDHAPKRMASAWIFACCVWIQLSLGVLAVETGMESRFEHCCGLGSSWAGEGLKCESFTGPVAGVAAVEQGLCLSAVDICCIRAYHEKQCELGKSEARAGLACVGNSNLGGDYHRDCCEGCKLGILTGSMGQGCAFKRFAFGKPWDPAFLECCHEASPSTTEPFTMPGSSTVTFDPTSKSTIITSSNAPHSSPSVTMPNGDLDDICALMKGLLCSDICIATPGSYKCACREGFTLLEDGKTCRQDSPDDRCKVNNPCEHRCTDTGEAILCSCNPGYVLASDKHSCQIKQADTTPQTEENGSQFKCPVGYQYKPSKHVCDDVDECEQNLCPGDCKNTIGSYKCLSEPPKNAPYEACPPGYVWETEEALCVDIDECFELPEACNKETHVCVNTQGSFTCHELTGTGPRSCPAGFKFDTKESLCKDVDECSEGIDGCLKETEECRNTDGAYECDIKCEPGFTFGSNIGSCIDIDECAKNESQLCPTPGSRCVNTVGGYECVDPGLADSIPKKEQGCIAGYKATGDLTQPCVDVDECMEGLHSCNEKFEKCVNQVGSYRCDPTAESPNETDISGVNFDGSSYTEFPAYQGTAKESCVNPGDCVVPAPRSSKPEIPDQTDDVSIAEPTCLPGYKYNYVTDRCYDIDECSSNQHNCTGPLVECVNLPATYRCDCRTGYELNITTFQCQDIDECARGLTECSSGERCVNSVGGHQCAPACQLGFQPHPTDESLCQDVDECELGIHSCPPHSHVCVNTNGSHVCDIAPPCNTGYKRDEASGECIDIDECSQGPGCREHERCINIPGSYDCVSLCHSGWLYNPQIKNCQDVDECLLGRHNCPQDTHSCRNVEGSFVCDPIPPCANGFWRLPNGECADIDECTENVHNCLIARHQYCVNRVGSFECITRFPACDRGYEFSLASGECQDIDECGSNQHSCDAEKRERCVNLPGTYKCERPTRRRTQQQQQTCPSGYRYDSQWRRCLDIDECTEGTHTCGDGQCFNQPGTYTCARAPTPIPRASSHRCSPGARYTKLGCEDIDECAEVEEACTSTEDCRNTPGSFTCTCKLGFTRENVTQACVDINECQIQTHSCLPTQRCDNTIGSFTCVRFLNCGTGYTLNAASEICEDDDECMLDTHDCGPGYRCRNTLGSYRCDRLPRQSSSSTVSSTRFYPIPITTTHEPYFIRIPSTIRPAISVSCPPGFRTFGGQCVDEDECERFPKPCSHSQRCVNTVGSYRCMPLMICRAGYKLDETESRCVDVDECAERTHDCGPRQTCENRPGGYMCSCPPGHTIGLNKDCVDINECELFAGRICASNSKCVNTVGSYRCICDTGFVNVGDTACQDIDECKQSSRICQHKCINTWGSYTCACNPGFRINLDNRSCSDIDECLEFKENNLCVGMCENNPGSYSCQCPRGYHLGSDGRTCQDIDECETGDVCRDPEEMCQNTRGHYRCNRINCPPGYYRDTQRKNRCLRTSRYCQTGDMACLRSPSHFSYNFMSFVSMLPIPQTGQIKLFTMRGTGEFGSSIDFRMELVDAIAPPGVQRATESCFRLRRPAHTEAIVVMTQSIQGPQEIELNLTMEIYNNGEFAGSAVVKLFIFVSEYEF